The Methanothrix soehngenii GP6 genome has a window encoding:
- a CDS encoding transposase → MTEMQLSLINFPYREMLSNIFQDYSNDFEFTASGIFRKIVPPLCPECGHPMSHNGFNTCQKRHLGGANVGKYLCGACGKSTEEDRDFWIKLKTDFFGIVTEICTRLRLNHVSYEVIESIMGYLYPRDKDTIRNMVQCAIEETDVPSVKNIQFVHYDEQHPKAGRNQKYRLTLLDSVTRQVIADELFDSKDADTIEGFLRRNLDTQKQIFIVTDLYRGYSNVFKRVFGNKVIHQFCLLHLNKLIVNDFPRKTSIEQELLKYKMLNIFFNRELEIEFLSTLIEEEKMMRQRSNKEYKSWIAEAKHLFYDFVRRLELRRRRESKNLEQRTYHEALNNFKFLKMQSDSFMISVRKRLDKIEELWPNLTAFYFTDNAPATNNPIENYYSTSLKTHRKKQLEEPGIKEQIKLSALKRAGVFGRPQKSLLNAFFMFIPFLDTG, encoded by the coding sequence ATGACTGAGATGCAATTAAGCTTGATAAATTTTCCGTATCGTGAAATGCTTTCAAATATCTTCCAGGATTACTCAAACGACTTTGAATTTACTGCGAGCGGTATTTTTCGGAAAATAGTGCCGCCATTATGTCCCGAATGTGGCCATCCAATGAGCCATAATGGTTTTAACACCTGCCAGAAGAGACATCTCGGAGGGGCAAACGTCGGGAAATATTTATGTGGCGCTTGCGGGAAGTCAACCGAAGAAGATCGAGACTTCTGGATCAAGCTAAAGACAGACTTCTTCGGGATTGTCACGGAAATCTGCACACGTCTGAGGCTTAATCACGTATCTTATGAAGTGATAGAATCGATAATGGGCTATCTGTATCCTCGGGATAAAGATACCATCCGGAACATGGTCCAGTGCGCGATTGAGGAGACAGATGTCCCTTCGGTCAAAAATATCCAGTTCGTGCATTATGACGAGCAACATCCCAAGGCAGGACGAAACCAAAAGTATCGTTTGACACTCCTTGATTCGGTAACAAGGCAAGTAATCGCGGATGAGCTTTTCGATTCAAAAGATGCCGATACTATCGAAGGTTTCCTTCGAAGAAATCTCGACACTCAAAAGCAGATATTTATTGTCACAGACCTTTACAGAGGATACAGCAATGTTTTTAAAAGAGTATTCGGCAACAAGGTAATCCATCAATTCTGTTTGCTCCACTTGAATAAGCTCATAGTCAATGATTTTCCTCGAAAAACAAGCATCGAACAGGAATTGCTTAAATACAAAATGCTTAACATATTTTTTAACCGTGAACTTGAGATTGAATTCCTTTCCACCTTGATCGAAGAAGAGAAAATGATGAGACAGAGAAGCAACAAGGAATACAAATCATGGATTGCAGAAGCCAAGCACCTATTTTATGATTTTGTTCGACGTCTGGAATTGAGACGTAGAAGAGAAAGCAAAAACCTTGAGCAAAGAACTTATCATGAAGCTTTAAATAATTTTAAATTTTTAAAGATGCAATCCGACTCGTTTATGATATCCGTTAGAAAGAGGCTGGATAAAATCGAAGAGCTTTGGCCAAACCTTACAGCATTTTACTTTACCGATAATGCCCCGGCTACAAACAATCCCATAGAAAATTACTATTCAACAAGTCTCAAGACTCATAGAAAAAAACAATTAGAGGAACCAGGAATCAAAGAGCAGATAAAGCTCTCTGCGCTAAAGAGAGCAGGAGTCTTTGGAAGGCCTCAAAAGTCTCTACTCAATGCATTCTTTATGTTCATTCCTTTTCTAGATACGGGTTAA